One Hordeum vulgare subsp. vulgare chromosome 4H, MorexV3_pseudomolecules_assembly, whole genome shotgun sequence DNA window includes the following coding sequences:
- the LOC123446476 gene encoding uncharacterized protein LOC123446476 isoform X2, whose translation MERICSTSLKQSTSSSLLTCIGPEIVNYDGFYISLNELVDYMKPLQWLSSMVIQIAIIHIIKNLPQGSREVIMPLRLSLQQGMYNVPHINKIFKYKNRLDKQDMVMLSVLECSDPNHPEEGTHYWVFNVNLRDE comes from the exons ATGGAAAGAATATGTTCAACATCATTGAAGCAATCAACAAGCTCTTCGCTGCTCACGTGTATTGG CCCTGAGATAGTAAACTATGATGGTTTCTACATTTCTCTCAATGAGTTGGTCGATTACATGAAGCCTCTTCAATGGCTATCAAGCATGGTTATTCAGATTGCaatcatacacatcatcaaaaactTACCACAAGGGTCAAGGGAAGTCATTATGCCATTGAGGCTATCT TTACAGCAAGGGATGTACAATGTGCCACACATAAACAAAATATTCAAATACAAGAACCGACTTGACAAACAAGACATG GTCATGCTGTCGGTGCTTGAGTGCTCTGATCCAAACCACCCTGAAGAAGGAACGCACTATTGGGTCTTCAACGTAAACTTGAGGGATGAATGA
- the LOC123446476 gene encoding uncharacterized protein LOC123446476 isoform X1: protein MFNIIEAINKLFAAHVYWVRNHPGANDDATTPEIVNYDGFYISLNELVDYMKPLQWLSSMVIQIAIIHIIKNLPQGSREVIMPLRLSLQQGMYNVPHINKIFKYKNRLDKQDMVMLSVLECSDPNHPEEGTHYWVFNVNLRDE, encoded by the exons ATGTTCAACATCATTGAAGCAATCAACAAGCTCTTCGCTGCTCACGTGTATTGGGTTAGAAACCACCCAGGAGCAAATGATGATGCCACCAC CCCTGAGATAGTAAACTATGATGGTTTCTACATTTCTCTCAATGAGTTGGTCGATTACATGAAGCCTCTTCAATGGCTATCAAGCATGGTTATTCAGATTGCaatcatacacatcatcaaaaactTACCACAAGGGTCAAGGGAAGTCATTATGCCATTGAGGCTATCT TTACAGCAAGGGATGTACAATGTGCCACACATAAACAAAATATTCAAATACAAGAACCGACTTGACAAACAAGACATG GTCATGCTGTCGGTGCTTGAGTGCTCTGATCCAAACCACCCTGAAGAAGGAACGCACTATTGGGTCTTCAACGTAAACTTGAGGGATGAATGA